The following is a genomic window from Palaeococcus ferrophilus DSM 13482.
TATTACCTTCCTGAGCCTCCAGTCCGTGAGGAATTTAAATCTCTTCCTCACCATCCCCACGCTCGAACACGGCGCGTCGAGGAGTACCCTGTCGAACTTCCCCTCAAAGCGGCCGAAATGGAAACCGTCCTTCACCGTCACAATCGCGTTGAGGACACCAAAGCGGTTGAGGTTGGCCAGCAGGATGTTGGCCCTCCACTTCTTCATGTCGTTCGCCACAAGACAGCCGGTGTTCCTCATGTACTGGGCTATCTGCGTGGTCTTTGCCCCAGGTGCCGCCGCCATGTCGAGGATAAGCTCTCCCTCCCGGGGCTCCAGAACTACGGGGGGAATCATGGAGCTGGCCTCCTGTGGAAAGACGAGGCCAAGGGAATACTCCACCATGGTGCCGAAATCACGGGTGTTTATGAAGAAGCCCTCACGCACCCAGGGTATCGGTTCGAGCTCGTACTCCTCCTCAAGGCGGGCCTTCACTATCTCCAGGGGCGCCTTCAGGGTGTTAATCCTTATGCTCTGGCGGAGCGGCCTAAGGGTGAACTCCCAGAACTCGTCCGAATCGTCCAGGTTGGAATAGCGCTCATAGAATCCCCTGTTCATGTCCCTTACTTCATCCCTCGCACTCATGCAACCACCTCATATGTCTGGGACCAGCTGGGCCATCCACCTGCCGTCGGGGATTTTCTCTATCCTCATCTCGTGGTAGGTTATGGCTTTAACTTCCTCCTTCGGCCCGTGCTTCTCGTAGTCGAGAACCTCACCGCAGGCCCTGGCCCTGAGCCCGTAGCCCTCTTCGGTTTTTTCGATGTTCACTCTCACGTCGCCGAAGACGAGCCCCTCCATGTCGTGGAGAACCAGTAACTCCTCTAGGAAGCTGTAGAGAAGTGCCATCAGGTCTTCGCCCTCGACCTCAACTTCCCTGCACTCCCTAGGCTCGACCTTCCTCACGTCCACCATGATGTCGAAGAGCGCCAGCGCAACTGCCTCAAAGGCCTCCTCCAGGGTCTCGCCGTAGCCGCGAATGCCTATGTCCGCGGTGTGCTCGTAGTGCTCCCATTCTCTCACAATCCCACCCTCCTCTCTGACGGGTTTATCTGAAGAGTTCAGCGATATTGGGAATTACACGAACCCTAGTCTCTCTGGAGAGAGGAACCTTATAAATTCACCCCCAAGCGAAACCGTTAATTAGACCGCCGTCGAAATGATGCCGGTGGTGACATGAGGGAGATAACACCCAAGAAGATTATCGAGAGGAAGGGGAAGGAAAAGATAACCATGGTGACCGCTTACGATTACCCATCGGCTATGTTAGCTGACAAAGCCGGGATGGACATAGTGTTCGTTGGAGACTCGCTCGGGATGGTTGTATACGGCGAGCAAAACACGCTAAACGTCTCCATGGAGCAGATGGTCTTCCACACAAGGGCCGTGGCGAAGGCCGTGAAGAGGGCGCTCGTTTTAGCGGACATGCCCTTTGGGAGCTACGAGGTGAGCGTTGAGGAGGGCGTTAGGAACGCGATAAGACTGATCCAGGCTGGAGCTGATGCGGTAAAGATAGAGGGCGGCCATGACCACAGGGAGCTCGTGAGGAAGCTCGTCCGCATGGGGATTCCCGTTATGGGGCACACGGGCTTAACACCCCAGCGCTACCTCCGCCTAGGCGGCTACAGACTTATGGGCGAGAACGAGGAGGAGATAGAGGAAATCCTCCGCGATGCTAGGGCCCTTGAGAAGGCCGGGGCTTTTGCCGTCGTCCTTGAGTTCACGCTGGCTGACGTGGCGAAGCTCGTTACGGAGGAAATCTCCATCCCCACGATAGGCATAGGCTCCGGCCCATGGGTTGATGGGCAGGTTCTGGTGTGGCACGACCTCCTCGGCATATACGAAAACGTTCCGCCCTTCGTGAAAAAGTACGCGGACATAGGGGGAATGATAAGGCTCGCCCTCGAGAACTACCGCGAGGATGTCAAGGAGGGGAAGTTCCCGGGGAAGGGGCACTACTGGGAGTTCCTCGACAAGGACGACTTTAGAAAAAAGGCTCAGAGGGCCCTTGAGATGCTGGAAAAAGATTAAGCTCTCTTCTCACTCTTGGTTTTTGCCATCCCCAGAGTCCCCACCGTTATCATTAGAAAGCCCACGACGTGTGTGAGCATTAAAGTCTCACCCAGAGCAAGCGATAGGGCTATAGCAACTGCCGGTGCGGGCGTTATTATGACGGTGGCCTTCGAGAGGTTTATGCGCTTTATCGAGGCGTACCAGAGAACCTGCCCCAGGGCAATGATGGCCCCCTCCACGACGGCCAGGGGATGGAAATCGAGCCCGTTCCAGAGGGCGAGGAGGAGCAGGAGAAGTGCTCCAAAGGTGTTTCTGAGCGCCGCGATGGTAACCGCGTCGTAGGGGAGTGTCTTCGCTATAACGTGGCCAATCTGCCAGAAGAGGGGAACAAGGAGAAGGAGCACATCCCCCTTCTCGGGCGTTATCATTCTACCGCCTGTAAGGACGAGTAGAAGGCCCAGGAGGGTCAGAAGGGCGTAGCCTACCGACCTCGTGGTTATGCGCTCGCGCAGAAAGAGATAGGAGAGGACGAACGAGTAAACCACCTCCGCACGCGTCAGGAGGGCGGCGTTTATCGCGGTGCTCATCCTCGCCCCGTAGGAGTACGCGAGGTAAGCCAGGGCCGTTCCGGAGAGACCCACCAAAAAGGCTTTCCCCACATCCCTCGGTGTCCACTGGGATCGGGAGCGGCGTTTTAGGAGCGGGGGCCAGAGGAGCAGGGAAGCAACGAGGGCCGAGAAGGCCGCAAAGCTCAGCGGATTTGATGGGTTTGTCTTTATCACCACAGGTTCGATGCCGTAAATGAAGAGTCCCGCGAACGCAAAAACTGTGCCGAAGGTCTCCCCTTTTGACGTCATGACATGGATTCGCATGGATACGTTAAATGCCTTTCCCCCGTTTGGTGTCGCGGGAGAATATGCTACGTTACAAGGGTTTTGGCGCCGGGGCAGGGATTTGAACCCTGGCGGGCTAACGCCCACGGACTCTCCAGGCCCGCGCCTTCCCTGGCTAGGCTACCCCGGCGCTTAAAAAGGGGAGAATCATGAGATGAGCTCAATCTCGATGGTGACATCCTCGGGAACGCGGATGCGCATGATCTGGCGCATGGCCCTCTCGTCGGCCTCTATGTCGATGAGCCTCTTGTGGACACGGAGCTCGAACTTGTCGAAGGTAGCGGTGCCCTCTCCATCGGGGCTCTTCCTGGTGGTTATCCTTATCCTCCTCGTCGGGAGGGGTATGGGACCGCTCATCCTGACTCCAGTCCTCTCTGCAATCTGCTTGACCTGGTTGGCGACCTCATCAAGTGAGCGAACATTGGTGCTCGCGAGTTTAATCCTTGCCTTTTGCATCCTGGAACACCCCTTGAAGTTTTAGATTTTAAAAAGGGGAATTAAAGGAGAAAGGCCCTTCACTCGGCCTTCTGGATTGAGATGACCATACCGGCAGCGACGGTCTGGCCCATGTCACGGATGGCGAACCTGCCCATCTGCGGTATCTCCTTGACCGGCTCGAGGACGAGCGGCTTGGTCGGCCTGAGGATGACGATGGCTGAGTCACCGGTCTTGATGAACTGCGGGTTCTGCTCAACGACGTTACCGGTCCTCGGGTCGAGCTTGGCGAGGAGCTCCTCGAACCTGACGGCAACCTGAGCGGTGTGGGCGTGGAGGACCGGGGTGTAGCCGATGGTGATGGCGGTCGGGTGGTTGAGGACGATGATCTGGGCCTTGAAGGTGTCCTTGGTCCTGATGACGGTCGGCGGAGTGTCGGTGTGTCCGGCAACGTCACCGCGCTTTATGTCGTTCTTACCGACACCACGGACGTTGAAACCGATGTTGTCACCCGGAAGGGCCTCGGGCATTGACTCGTGGTGCATCTCGATGCTCTTAACCTCACCCTGGATGGGCTTGTGGAAGATCGTTGAGGCCGGCTCGAAGATGACGACGTCACCGACCTTAAGCCTTCCGGTCTCGACACGGCCAACTGGGACGGTACCGACACCCTTGATTGAGTAAACGTCCTGGATCGGGATGCGGAGCGGCTTGTCAACGGGCTTGGGCGGCTCCTGGAGCTTGTCAAGGGCCTCGACGAGGGTCGGGCCGTTGTACCAGGGCATCTTGTCGCTCTTCTTGGCGACGTTGTCTCCCTCCCACGCGCTGATGGGTATGATCGGCACGTCCTTGTAGCCGAGCATCATGAGGAGCTTCTTGACCTGGTCGGCAACGGCCTTGAACTTCTTCTCGTCGTAGTTGACCATATCCATCTTGTTGACGGCCACGATCATCTGGCCGATACCGAGGGTCCTCGCAAGGAAAGCGTGCTCCTTGGTCTGGGGCATGACACCGTCGGTGACGGCAACGACGAGGACGGCCGCGTCGGCCTGGCTGGCACCGGTGATCATGTTCTTGACGAAGTCCCTGTGACCGGGAGCGTCAATGATGGTGAAGTACTTGTTGGGGGTCTCAAACTTCATGTGGGCAACGTCAATGGTGATACCCCTCTCCCTCTCTTCCTTGAGCCTGTCCATGACCCAGGCGAACTTGAAGGACTTACCCTTCTCACCCATCTGCTCGAACTTCTTGATGACCTGCTCCGGAATGTGGCCGGTCTCGAACATGAGCCTTCCGACGGTGGTGCTCTTTCCGTGGTCGACGTGTCCGATAAACACAATGTTAATGTGTGGCTTCTCCTTTGCCATCTCAACACACCTCCAAATTTCTACCTAACCCTACTGATAGGGATGGCTTTTTAAATCTTTCTGTAACCTCGGCTCTCTCCGGCAGGGAACCTGCCGCGGTTCGAGAGAGCCTCACGAGTCCACTCCAAACTACCAAAAAGAGTTTAAAAAGTTAACTCTAATTCCTCATGGGGTGATGTGGATGAAGATTCTGAGTGTGGGGGATAAAACGCTCGACGAGGCTCTCGGTGGAGGATTCCTTGAGGATACTGTCATGCTCCTCATATACGACTCTTATTCCTTAGGCTGGCTTTTGAGCTTCCACATAATGAAAGAGAGAATCAAAGACGGTGACTTCGGCCTCTTCATGAACTACAACCTTCCCGTGAGCAGGCTGGGGCTGCGCATGAGGCTCCTTGGTATTGACATGGAGGCGGAAGGCAAAAAAGGAAACCTGGCTATAGTGGACTTCTTCGGCTCCAGATACGGCATACGCTACGACCTCGACTACGTGTACCAGGTGGAGAACTTCGATGCCCAGACGTACATCCCCAAGTTCCTTCAGGTTTACTCCCGCATCATAAAGGAGAAGATTGGGGACAAGCGGGCAGTGGGGGTTAACTTCACAACGGACGGCATGGCCTTCGAGATTGGGGAGGACACCATAATACGCATACTGCGCAGCAACCTCGCCCACAAGGAGCAGGCCTACCTCACGAGCGCACCCGAGAGGAAGAGGCCCGTAAACATCCTGAACGTTAACAAGGATCGCGTGTCCCAGAGGTTCATAGCGTGGCTCACGGAACTTAGCGAGTACGTAATTGAGTTCTCCTCCAAGCCCGAGGGGAAGCCCTTCGGGGAGGAGGCAATGAACGTGATAAAGTCGCCGCTGGAGGCGTTTGAGCCCGCAACTTACGCATTCTCCATTAAGCACGGCAGAATAGTAATTCACAAAGAGTAGAAGAGAAACGCCCGCTCACTGCTGCGGGCAGACGTCCTTATCGGTCGGCGGGTTCGGGTCGAGACCCTTTCTCTGCCTTATCTGCCTTATTATGTTCGTGGCGAGCTCCCTCGGAACGCGCTTGAAGCCCGCGTGCTCGGTGCTCCAGAGGGCCTTACCGCTGGTGGCTCCCCTAAGGGCTCCAGCAAATCCAAACATCTCGGCCACGGGAGCCTCCGAGATGATGGTCATAACCTCTCCTTCCTGCTTCATGTCAATGAGCTGACCGCGCCTCTGGTTCATCTCCCTGCTGACGGCACCCATGTACTCGTAGGGCACGTTGATGATGACCTTCTGGTAGGGTTCGTAGAGCACGGGCTGGGCCTTCATCATGGCGCAGTGGATGGCTCCCCTGATGGCTGGGTATATCTGGGCC
Proteins encoded in this region:
- the tuf gene encoding translation elongation factor EF-1 subunit alpha translates to MAKEKPHINIVFIGHVDHGKSTTVGRLMFETGHIPEQVIKKFEQMGEKGKSFKFAWVMDRLKEERERGITIDVAHMKFETPNKYFTIIDAPGHRDFVKNMITGASQADAAVLVVAVTDGVMPQTKEHAFLARTLGIGQMIVAVNKMDMVNYDEKKFKAVADQVKKLLMMLGYKDVPIIPISAWEGDNVAKKSDKMPWYNGPTLVEALDKLQEPPKPVDKPLRIPIQDVYSIKGVGTVPVGRVETGRLKVGDVVIFEPASTIFHKPIQGEVKSIEMHHESMPEALPGDNIGFNVRGVGKNDIKRGDVAGHTDTPPTVIRTKDTFKAQIIVLNHPTAITIGYTPVLHAHTAQVAVRFEELLAKLDPRTGNVVEQNPQFIKTGDSAIVILRPTKPLVLEPVKEIPQMGRFAIRDMGQTVAAGMVISIQKAE
- a CDS encoding DMT family transporter → MTSKGETFGTVFAFAGLFIYGIEPVVIKTNPSNPLSFAAFSALVASLLLWPPLLKRRSRSQWTPRDVGKAFLVGLSGTALAYLAYSYGARMSTAINAALLTRAEVVYSFVLSYLFLRERITTRSVGYALLTLLGLLLVLTGGRMITPEKGDVLLLLVPLFWQIGHVIAKTLPYDAVTIAALRNTFGALLLLLLALWNGLDFHPLAVVEGAIIALGQVLWYASIKRINLSKATVIITPAPAVAIALSLALGETLMLTHVVGFLMITVGTLGMAKTKSEKRA
- a CDS encoding tRNA (cytosine(49)-C(5))-methyltransferase, yielding MSARDEVRDMNRGFYERYSNLDDSDEFWEFTLRPLRQSIRINTLKAPLEIVKARLEEEYELEPIPWVREGFFINTRDFGTMVEYSLGLVFPQEASSMIPPVVLEPREGELILDMAAAPGAKTTQIAQYMRNTGCLVANDMKKWRANILLANLNRFGVLNAIVTVKDGFHFGRFEGKFDRVLLDAPCSSVGMVRKRFKFLTDWRLRKVITYSNIQKKLIRAAYRALKPGGVLVYSTCTIDPLENEGVVDYLLRKTDARLERIDLPVKGTEPVLEWEGKSYSGEIKKALRIHPQDNDTEAFFIAKIVKPGDGHDS
- the panB gene encoding 3-methyl-2-oxobutanoate hydroxymethyltransferase — encoded protein: MREITPKKIIERKGKEKITMVTAYDYPSAMLADKAGMDIVFVGDSLGMVVYGEQNTLNVSMEQMVFHTRAVAKAVKRALVLADMPFGSYEVSVEEGVRNAIRLIQAGADAVKIEGGHDHRELVRKLVRMGIPVMGHTGLTPQRYLRLGGYRLMGENEEEIEEILRDARALEKAGAFAVVLEFTLADVAKLVTEEISIPTIGIGSGPWVDGQVLVWHDLLGIYENVPPFVKKYADIGGMIRLALENYREDVKEGKFPGKGHYWEFLDKDDFRKKAQRALEMLEKD
- a CDS encoding archease; the encoded protein is MREWEHYEHTADIGIRGYGETLEEAFEAVALALFDIMVDVRKVEPRECREVEVEGEDLMALLYSFLEELLVLHDMEGLVFGDVRVNIEKTEEGYGLRARACGEVLDYEKHGPKEEVKAITYHEMRIEKIPDGRWMAQLVPDI
- the rpsJ gene encoding 30S ribosomal protein S10 translates to MQKARIKLASTNVRSLDEVANQVKQIAERTGVRMSGPIPLPTRRIRITTRKSPDGEGTATFDKFELRVHKRLIDIEADERAMRQIMRIRVPEDVTIEIELIS
- a CDS encoding RAD55 family ATPase codes for the protein MMWMKILSVGDKTLDEALGGGFLEDTVMLLIYDSYSLGWLLSFHIMKERIKDGDFGLFMNYNLPVSRLGLRMRLLGIDMEAEGKKGNLAIVDFFGSRYGIRYDLDYVYQVENFDAQTYIPKFLQVYSRIIKEKIGDKRAVGVNFTTDGMAFEIGEDTIIRILRSNLAHKEQAYLTSAPERKRPVNILNVNKDRVSQRFIAWLTELSEYVIEFSSKPEGKPFGEEAMNVIKSPLEAFEPATYAFSIKHGRIVIHKE